One stretch of Saccharopolyspora erythraea DNA includes these proteins:
- the mftD gene encoding pre-mycofactocin synthase MftD (MftD, an enzyme found in the mycofactocin biosynthesis locus, performs an oxidative deamination of 3-amino-5-[(p-hydroxyphenyl)methyl]-4,4-dimethyl-2-pyrrolidinone (AHDP). The resulting compound, now called pre-mycofactocin (PMFT), is a biologically active redox cofactor that can oxidize the non-exchangeable NADH of TIGR03971 family SDR-type oxidoreductases.), with product MASTRKWFETVAEARERARKRLPKSVYLALLAGSERRTTLDDNVEAFAELGFRPRIADLPATRSQGTTVLGQDVSLPVILSPTGVQAVHPEGEIAVAKAAAASGTAVGLSSFASKPIEDVVAANPKTFFQAYWLGNRESIQRRLDRAKRAGAKGLMVTLDWTFATARDWGSPPLPERVGIKTMLKFAPEVLTRPGWLTQYLRSASLPDLTTPNLVDPGETGPTFFGAYGEWMQTAPPSWEDLAWLRAQWDGPFLLKGITHPDDARRAVDIGASAISVSNHGGNNLDSTPATIRVLPSVLDAVGDQIEVLLDGGVRRGSDVVKALAMGARAVMIGRAYLWGMAAGGERGVHNVIEVLRGGIDSALLGLAKPSVHDVDRGDLVIPAGFTRGMR from the coding sequence ATGGCATCCACTAGGAAGTGGTTCGAGACCGTTGCCGAAGCCAGGGAGCGGGCGCGCAAGCGCTTGCCGAAGTCGGTGTATCTGGCTCTGTTGGCGGGTTCGGAACGTCGAACCACACTCGACGACAATGTCGAGGCTTTCGCCGAGCTCGGGTTTCGCCCCCGGATCGCGGACCTCCCTGCCACGCGGAGCCAGGGCACGACGGTGCTGGGACAGGACGTGTCGTTGCCGGTGATCTTGTCGCCGACCGGGGTGCAGGCCGTGCACCCGGAGGGTGAGATCGCCGTCGCCAAGGCGGCTGCGGCTTCCGGCACTGCCGTGGGCCTGTCGTCCTTTGCCAGCAAACCGATCGAGGATGTGGTGGCAGCCAACCCGAAGACTTTTTTCCAGGCCTATTGGCTCGGGAACCGGGAGTCGATCCAGCGCCGCCTGGACCGGGCCAAGCGTGCGGGGGCGAAAGGCCTCATGGTGACGTTGGATTGGACGTTCGCCACCGCCCGGGACTGGGGGAGCCCGCCGTTGCCGGAGCGGGTCGGCATCAAGACGATGCTGAAGTTCGCGCCCGAGGTTCTGACCCGGCCCGGCTGGTTGACGCAGTACCTGCGCAGTGCCAGCCTGCCCGATCTGACGACGCCGAATCTGGTTGACCCGGGGGAGACGGGCCCGACCTTCTTCGGTGCCTATGGGGAATGGATGCAGACGGCGCCTCCGAGTTGGGAGGATCTGGCGTGGCTGCGTGCGCAGTGGGACGGGCCGTTCCTGCTCAAGGGGATCACGCATCCCGATGACGCGCGGCGTGCCGTGGACATCGGAGCCAGCGCGATCTCGGTGTCCAACCACGGCGGAAACAACCTCGACAGCACTCCGGCGACCATCCGGGTGCTGCCCAGTGTCCTCGATGCCGTCGGCGACCAGATCGAGGTGCTGCTCGACGGCGGTGTTCGGCGGGGCAGCGACGTCGTCAAAGCTCTCGCGATGGGCGCCCGCGCCGTGATGATCGGCCGCGCCTACCTGTGGGGAATGGCCGCGGGAGGCGAGCGGGGCGTGCACAACGTCATCGAGGTCCTGCGCGGCGGGATCGACTCCGCGCTGCTCGGGCTCGCCAAGCCCTCGGTGCACGATGTGGATCGCGGCGATCTCGTCATCCCCGCCGGCTTCACCCGTGGGATGCGATGA
- the mftC gene encoding mycofactocin radical SAM maturase (MftC is a radical SAM/SPASM enzyme that catalyzes the first two steps in biosynthesis of the electron carrier mycofactocin from the terminal Val-Tyr dipeptide of the precursor peptide MftA.), with the protein MTTADVPPLVEQFKHGLDSPICLTWEWTYACNLSCAHCLSSSGRRDPDELSTDEIKRVIDELERMQVFYVNVGGGEPTVRSDFWELVDYAVDHHVGIKFSTNGYRITPERARKLAATDYVDVQISLDGATAEVNDAVRGPGSYDTAMRALENLSSAGMRDFKISVVMTRQNVSQLDDFRAIADRFGAQLRITRLRPSGRGADVWDELHPTDEQQREIYAWLVAHGDQVLTGDSFFHLNALGSTPLPGLNLCGAGRVVCLIDPVGDVYACPFAIHDAFKAGNVRGTGGFARVWQESELFTELRQPQSGGACRSCSAFDACQGGCMAAKFFTGLPLDGPDPECVKGHGQTALSVVDRSGLPKASQDHSRTSRRKVGLGIPAVPAKPCDSSPLVS; encoded by the coding sequence ATGACCACCGCCGATGTGCCACCACTGGTCGAGCAGTTCAAGCACGGCCTCGACTCGCCGATCTGCCTGACCTGGGAGTGGACCTACGCCTGCAACCTGTCCTGCGCGCACTGCCTGTCCTCGTCCGGCCGCCGGGACCCCGACGAGCTGAGCACCGACGAGATCAAGCGCGTCATCGACGAGCTCGAGCGGATGCAGGTCTTCTACGTCAACGTCGGCGGCGGGGAGCCGACCGTGCGATCGGACTTCTGGGAGCTGGTCGACTACGCCGTCGACCACCACGTCGGGATCAAGTTCTCCACCAACGGCTACCGGATCACGCCCGAACGCGCGCGGAAGCTGGCGGCAACGGACTACGTCGACGTGCAGATCTCGTTGGACGGCGCCACAGCCGAGGTCAACGACGCGGTGCGCGGGCCGGGTTCGTACGACACCGCGATGCGGGCGTTGGAGAACTTGTCGTCGGCGGGAATGCGCGATTTCAAGATATCGGTGGTGATGACCCGGCAGAACGTCTCCCAGCTGGATGATTTCAGGGCGATCGCGGACCGGTTCGGGGCGCAGCTGCGCATCACGCGGTTGCGGCCGTCGGGTCGAGGAGCGGACGTCTGGGACGAGCTGCATCCCACTGATGAACAGCAGCGCGAGATCTATGCGTGGCTGGTGGCGCATGGCGATCAGGTGCTCACGGGTGATTCGTTCTTCCACCTCAACGCATTGGGTTCCACCCCGTTGCCCGGGCTGAACCTGTGCGGTGCGGGTCGGGTGGTGTGCTTGATCGACCCGGTAGGCGATGTGTACGCGTGCCCGTTCGCGATCCATGATGCGTTCAAGGCGGGAAACGTGCGCGGGACAGGCGGCTTCGCACGGGTGTGGCAGGAGTCGGAGTTGTTCACCGAGCTGCGTCAGCCGCAGTCCGGTGGAGCGTGCCGGTCGTGCTCGGCGTTCGACGCTTGCCAGGGCGGGTGCATGGCGGCGAAGTTCTTCACCGGCCTGCCGCTCGACGGCCCGGACCCCGAATGCGTCAAGGGGCACGGGCAGACCGCCCTGTCCGTGGTGGACCGTTCCGGGCTGCCGAAGGCCTCGCAGGACCACTCCCGCACCTCTCGGCGCAAGGTGGGGCTGGGCATTCCCGCCGTTCCTGCCAAGCCCTGCGACTCCAGCCCCCTGGTGAGCTGA
- the mftB gene encoding mycofactocin biosynthesis chaperone MftB (MftB, a small protein, is a peptide chaperone that assists the radical SAM enzyme MftC in performing two modifications to the C-terminal Val-Tyr dipeptide of the mycofactocin precursor peptide, MftA. MftB's role is analogous to the role of PqqD in the biosynthesis of PQQ, a cofactor that derives entirely from a Tyr and a Glu in the precursor PqqA.), translated as MSTEHRVSGDVPTSPETRGHPDFEPEGHYALSPNVALRPEPFGALAYHFGNRRLSFLKTPLLVTVVEGLHKHRSARAALSAHGVTEHEQRAYLNALASLARAEMIVRD; from the coding sequence GTGTCTACTGAGCACCGCGTCTCCGGGGACGTGCCGACGTCCCCGGAGACGCGAGGCCACCCCGACTTCGAACCGGAGGGCCATTACGCGCTGAGCCCGAACGTGGCGTTGCGCCCCGAGCCCTTCGGCGCACTGGCCTACCACTTCGGCAACCGCCGGCTGTCATTCCTCAAGACGCCGTTGCTGGTGACCGTGGTCGAAGGCTTGCACAAGCACCGATCCGCGCGGGCCGCGCTGTCTGCCCACGGCGTCACCGAGCACGAGCAGCGCGCGTATCTCAACGCGCTCGCGTCGCTGGCCCGCGCGGAAATGATCGTCCGCGACTGA
- the mftA gene encoding mycofactocin precursor MftA (Mycofactocin is a small molecule electron carrier derived from the final two amino acids, Val-Tyr, of MftA, the mycofactocin precursor. It plays a role in redox homeostasis and the metabolism of alcohols and aldehydes in Actinobacteria, including Mycobacterium tuberculosis.) yields the protein MSEEIVELSAQEVEPDQVEELLVEEVSIDGMCGVY from the coding sequence ATGTCCGAGGAGATCGTCGAGTTGTCCGCCCAGGAAGTGGAGCCGGACCAGGTTGAGGAGCTGCTCGTCGAAGAGGTGTCGATCGACGGGATGTGCGGTGTCTACTGA
- the mdo gene encoding NDMA-dependent methanol dehydrogenase (This methanol dehydrogenase is considered a nicotinoprotein, since its NADP cofactor remains is not dissociable, but instead remains permanently bound. A member of this family has been shown to act as a formaldehyde dismutase, able to convert two molecules of formaldehyde (plus one water molecule) into one of methanol and one of formate, with no net change in its redox state. More recently, it was shown in Mycobacterium smegmatis that this enzyme is critical to ethanol utilization, for which the biosynthesis of the cofactor-like electron carrier mycofactocin is also required.) yields the protein MELNRIWDFPIKEFHPFPRAMLGVGAHEMVGVEAKKLGFTRALLVTTGLRGSGIVEDLKGKLEWAGVEVVLYDKVESNPKDYNVMEAAALYQSEKCDGVVSIGGGSSHDAAKGARVVVAHDGRNINEFEGFEKSTNKQNPPHIAISTTAGTGSETSWAYVITDTSDMDQPHKWVGFDESTICSLAIDDPVLYYDCPQHFTAFCGFDVLAHGSEPYVARLDFPPSLGNALYSIELVAKHLREAVFEPRNLEARAGMMHAQYIAAQAFNSGGLGIVHSISHAVSAFFDSHHGLNNAIALPRVWEYNLPSRYERYARIATAMGVDTSGMTTVQAADAAVDAAIRLSKDVGIPDNFGQVTKDSYDKNRMDTGKYSGRGPSIPGDDATVRKISEHIQGDWCTPGNPREVTVESMLPVVSHAINKSY from the coding sequence ATGGAGCTCAACCGGATCTGGGATTTCCCGATCAAGGAATTCCACCCGTTCCCACGGGCGATGCTCGGGGTCGGCGCCCACGAGATGGTCGGGGTCGAAGCCAAGAAGCTCGGCTTCACCCGTGCTCTTCTGGTCACCACCGGGCTGCGCGGCTCGGGCATCGTCGAGGACCTCAAGGGCAAGCTGGAGTGGGCCGGCGTCGAAGTCGTGCTCTACGACAAGGTCGAGTCCAATCCCAAGGACTACAACGTCATGGAGGCCGCCGCGCTCTACCAGTCCGAGAAGTGCGACGGGGTCGTCTCGATCGGCGGCGGCTCTTCACACGACGCGGCCAAGGGAGCGCGCGTGGTCGTGGCCCACGACGGCCGCAACATCAACGAGTTCGAAGGATTCGAGAAGTCCACGAACAAGCAGAACCCGCCGCACATCGCGATCTCGACCACCGCGGGAACCGGCTCGGAGACCTCCTGGGCCTACGTCATCACCGACACCTCCGACATGGACCAGCCGCACAAATGGGTCGGGTTCGACGAGAGCACCATCTGCTCACTGGCCATCGACGACCCGGTGCTGTACTACGACTGCCCGCAGCACTTCACAGCGTTCTGCGGCTTCGACGTGCTCGCCCACGGCAGCGAGCCCTACGTGGCGCGGCTGGACTTCCCGCCATCGCTGGGCAATGCGTTGTACTCGATCGAGCTCGTCGCCAAGCATCTGCGCGAGGCGGTGTTCGAGCCGCGCAACCTGGAAGCCCGCGCCGGGATGATGCACGCGCAGTACATCGCCGCCCAGGCGTTCAACTCCGGCGGGCTGGGGATCGTGCACTCGATCTCGCACGCCGTGAGCGCCTTCTTCGACAGCCACCACGGCCTCAACAACGCCATCGCGCTGCCCCGCGTGTGGGAGTACAACCTGCCGTCCCGCTACGAGCGCTACGCCCGCATCGCGACCGCGATGGGCGTGGACACCTCGGGTATGACCACCGTGCAGGCCGCCGACGCGGCCGTAGACGCCGCGATCCGGCTGAGCAAGGACGTCGGCATCCCCGACAACTTCGGCCAGGTCACCAAGGACAGCTACGACAAGAACCGGATGGACACCGGCAAGTACAGCGGGCGCGGTCCCTCCATCCCGGGTGATGATGCCACCGTCCGCAAGATCTCCGAGCACATCCAGGGTGACTGGTGCACGCCGGGCAACCCGCGCGAGGTCACGGTCGAGTCGATGCTGCCCGTCGTTTCACACGCCATCAACAAGTCGTACTGA
- a CDS encoding MadB family AAA-type ATPase, with product MGNGFTDADEVVEALREQDYVPDAELAVVVLLATRLGKPLLLEGPAGVGKTELAKALAAAGGRRLVRLQCYEGIDEGRALYEWDYGKQLMHVQMLRERIGEALADAPDLAAAAEMLQRQDTGLYTEHFLATRPLMEAILSPEPVLLLVDEVDRADEALEALLLEVLAEQQVTVPEIGTFTARSSPWVVLTSNDTRELTPALKRRCLHFPIDFPTAERESEIVQRRVPGIQDEALGTLVELAGRLRELPLRKPPSISEVVDAARAAETLGDTWFEDEAWLTSLVKYVGDREVVRGDLAAREPAAEPAGTTAGPAAAFRGHGGRDHDRGSQHGHRSRR from the coding sequence GTGGGCAACGGTTTCACGGATGCGGACGAGGTCGTCGAGGCGCTGCGCGAGCAGGACTACGTCCCCGACGCCGAGCTGGCGGTCGTCGTGCTGCTGGCCACCAGGCTCGGCAAGCCGCTGCTGCTGGAAGGTCCGGCGGGAGTGGGCAAGACCGAACTGGCAAAGGCGCTGGCGGCCGCGGGTGGCCGCCGGTTGGTCCGCCTGCAGTGCTACGAGGGGATCGACGAGGGCAGGGCCCTCTACGAGTGGGATTACGGCAAGCAGCTCATGCACGTGCAGATGCTGCGCGAACGCATCGGTGAAGCCCTCGCCGACGCGCCGGACCTCGCCGCGGCGGCCGAGATGCTGCAGCGCCAGGACACCGGCCTTTACACCGAGCACTTTCTCGCCACCCGTCCGCTGATGGAGGCGATCCTGTCCCCGGAGCCGGTGCTGTTGCTGGTCGACGAGGTCGACCGGGCTGACGAGGCTCTGGAGGCGCTGCTGCTGGAAGTGTTGGCCGAGCAGCAGGTCACCGTGCCCGAGATCGGCACCTTCACCGCCCGCAGCTCCCCGTGGGTGGTGCTGACCTCCAACGACACCCGCGAACTGACCCCCGCGCTCAAGCGCCGCTGCCTGCACTTCCCGATCGACTTCCCCACGGCGGAACGGGAAAGTGAGATCGTGCAGCGCCGTGTCCCGGGGATCCAGGACGAAGCGCTGGGCACGCTGGTCGAACTGGCCGGCCGCCTCCGCGAGCTGCCGCTGCGCAAACCGCCGTCGATCTCGGAAGTGGTGGACGCCGCCCGGGCGGCCGAGACGCTGGGCGACACGTGGTTCGAGGACGAGGCGTGGCTGACCTCCCTGGTCAAGTACGTTGGCGACCGCGAGGTAGTGCGCGGCGACCTGGCCGCCCGCGAGCCCGCCGCCGAACCCGCCGGCACCACGGCGGGTCCGGCGGCGGCATTCCGCGGCCACGGCGGCCGGGACCACGATCGCGGCTCCCAGCACGGCCACCGGAGCCGTCGATGA
- the madC gene encoding MadC family VWA domain-containing protein, which yields MTAPTLVAVAFSQLLRRCGVGVSPAETVESREVLDLVGPHNLTALRASLRAVTTKYRHESAAFDAAFDRFFLGTGSAGTEDARPDPNGQADLPATELDLVDDEPLAGYTDHNPRAEEIGDLLDAPPDPGDGFNPHKDDDDLSLSTSERELSVRTGGDNGRRGISYTVEVSRAGSAVARELASGRAAPPSAGTLDWTDARSLLAWLDTLDPHAVYRDGPEDPRQPTDEELSRLTEAVEAFVASLAEQVVAPAEETPQQEADAVQHAELQRACHEFLRRVRGAARQRPLRRGRGKLDIRRTVRRSMRADGIPFEPIVRRPLPDRVRLLVVADVSLSVRPVTAFALRLAQTMHGAAHRCRVLCFVDEPIEVTDELRRRAGDDVLSRILAGGRIDLEADSDYGAVLTGILTRHSDAFDRRTVVLFVGDGRCNGRAPGVEELAELRRRVHRIGWITPEPRRYWRQASCAMQDFAERCDAVVVARDPAELVRGVDDLVAGLS from the coding sequence ATGACCGCGCCCACCCTTGTCGCAGTCGCCTTCTCCCAGCTCCTCAGGCGTTGCGGAGTCGGGGTGTCGCCGGCCGAGACGGTCGAGTCCCGCGAAGTGCTCGACCTGGTCGGTCCGCACAACCTGACCGCTCTGCGGGCCTCGCTGCGCGCGGTGACCACCAAGTACCGGCACGAGTCAGCGGCCTTCGACGCCGCGTTCGACCGCTTCTTCCTCGGAACCGGGTCCGCCGGGACCGAGGACGCCCGCCCGGATCCGAATGGGCAGGCGGACCTGCCGGCCACCGAGCTGGATCTCGTCGACGACGAGCCGCTGGCCGGCTACACCGACCACAACCCCCGGGCCGAGGAGATCGGGGACCTGCTCGATGCCCCGCCCGACCCGGGCGACGGGTTCAACCCGCACAAGGACGACGACGACCTGAGCCTGTCCACAAGCGAGCGCGAGCTGTCGGTGCGTACGGGAGGCGACAACGGCCGCCGAGGGATCAGCTACACCGTCGAGGTGTCCCGGGCCGGTTCGGCGGTCGCCCGCGAGCTCGCTTCCGGCCGGGCCGCACCGCCGTCGGCGGGCACCCTCGACTGGACCGACGCGCGCTCACTGCTGGCCTGGCTCGACACCCTCGATCCGCACGCGGTGTATCGGGACGGCCCGGAGGACCCCCGGCAGCCGACCGACGAGGAGCTGTCCCGGCTCACCGAGGCGGTGGAGGCGTTCGTCGCCTCGCTCGCGGAGCAGGTGGTCGCACCGGCCGAGGAGACTCCGCAGCAGGAGGCCGACGCGGTGCAGCACGCCGAACTGCAGCGGGCGTGCCACGAGTTCCTCCGGCGGGTGCGCGGCGCGGCGCGGCAACGCCCGCTGCGGCGCGGGCGGGGCAAGCTCGACATCCGCCGCACGGTGCGCCGCAGCATGCGCGCCGACGGCATCCCGTTCGAGCCGATCGTGCGCCGCCCGCTGCCGGATCGCGTGCGGCTGCTGGTCGTCGCCGACGTGTCGCTGTCGGTCCGCCCCGTCACAGCCTTCGCACTGCGGCTCGCCCAGACGATGCACGGCGCCGCCCACCGCTGCCGGGTCCTCTGTTTCGTGGACGAACCGATCGAGGTCACCGACGAGCTCCGGCGCAGGGCCGGCGATGACGTGCTGTCCCGGATCCTCGCCGGTGGCCGCATCGACCTGGAGGCAGACAGCGACTACGGCGCCGTGCTGACCGGGATACTGACCCGGCACAGCGACGCCTTCGACCGGAGAACGGTGGTGCTGTTCGTCGGCGACGGGCGGTGCAACGGCCGGGCGCCGGGGGTGGAGGAACTGGCGGAGCTGCGGCGCCGGGTGCACCGGATCGGCTGGATCACGCCGGAACCACGGCGCTACTGGCGACAGGCGTCATGCGCGATGCAGGACTTCGCCGAACGATGCGATGCGGTCGTCGTCGCCCGCGATCCAGCGGAGCTGGTGCGCGGGGTCGACGACCTCGTCGCGGGTCTGTCCTGA
- the mftM gene encoding mycofactocin oligosaccharide methyltransferase MftM yields MTDIRQFSGSAAIDPLANSSPGCYRDEAVVVLHEGRATPPQEQAITRTPHFSLYRNRDQVLVSHRIAPQELDNDVAGKLADELFAPGWLSGAEIFERVFTGVVRSTVDDAISAWSTFYRNTLGLIRNSYDVPDSSISAMVPVYSRVLTLVPPGRVLDVGSCFGFLALLLAERPGTRVVASDIANGTVTLLRAIARELGLPLGTLICDGARVPLPDQAVDTVTVIHLLEHLERDHGEAVLAEAIRLARRRVVVAVPFEEEPTAAYGHVRTFDSAELHRLGMGTGQPYEVCEHHGGWLVVDCS; encoded by the coding sequence ATGACCGACATCAGGCAGTTCTCCGGCAGCGCTGCCATCGATCCGCTGGCCAACAGCAGTCCCGGCTGCTACCGCGATGAGGCGGTGGTCGTGCTGCACGAGGGGCGCGCCACGCCGCCGCAAGAGCAAGCGATCACCCGAACGCCGCACTTCAGCTTGTACCGCAACCGCGACCAGGTGCTCGTCAGTCACCGGATCGCGCCGCAGGAGCTCGACAACGACGTCGCGGGCAAGCTGGCCGATGAGCTGTTCGCGCCAGGGTGGCTTTCCGGCGCGGAGATCTTCGAACGGGTCTTCACCGGTGTCGTCAGGTCCACTGTGGATGACGCGATCAGCGCTTGGTCCACCTTCTACCGAAACACCCTCGGCCTCATCCGGAACTCCTACGACGTACCGGATTCGTCGATCTCGGCGATGGTGCCCGTCTATTCACGGGTTCTGACGCTGGTGCCGCCGGGCAGGGTCCTGGACGTGGGTTCCTGCTTCGGCTTCCTGGCTCTGCTGCTCGCCGAACGCCCCGGGACCCGCGTCGTCGCGTCCGACATCGCCAACGGCACCGTCACGTTGCTGCGCGCGATCGCCCGGGAGCTGGGCCTGCCTTTGGGGACGCTGATCTGCGATGGGGCACGGGTGCCGCTGCCGGACCAAGCTGTCGACACGGTCACGGTCATCCACCTGCTGGAGCACCTCGAACGCGATCACGGCGAAGCCGTCCTCGCCGAGGCGATCCGGTTGGCGCGACGACGGGTCGTGGTTGCGGTGCCGTTCGAGGAGGAACCAACGGCCGCCTACGGGCACGTGCGCACCTTCGACTCAGCCGAACTGCACCGGCTGGGCATGGGCACCGGCCAGCCGTACGAGGTCTGCGAGCACCACGGCGGCTGGCTTGTCGTCGACTGCTCGTGA